In Mycetocola zhujimingii, one DNA window encodes the following:
- a CDS encoding response regulator transcription factor, with the protein MAQLLILTSRVDNDVLPSLGLLSHRVRQIPAQPAQLVNAPASDLIMIDARTDLAGAKSLCKILRTTGLTVPLLIVLTEGGLSAVSADWGVDDVLVENAGPAEVDARIRLAIGKQALEQTSTKIQTSGVVIDEASYSAKVQGKPLDLTYKEFELLRFLATHPSRVFTREQLLSEVWGYDYFGGTRTVDVHVRRLRAKLGDLEQLIGTVRNVGYRFNVYEEDSAPAGSSHA; encoded by the coding sequence GTGGCGCAACTGTTGATTCTGACCTCACGGGTCGACAATGACGTGCTTCCCTCCCTCGGCCTGCTCTCTCACCGGGTTCGTCAGATACCGGCTCAGCCGGCTCAACTCGTCAACGCGCCCGCGAGTGACCTGATCATGATCGACGCGCGAACCGACCTCGCCGGTGCCAAGTCGCTGTGCAAGATCCTCCGGACGACCGGCCTCACCGTGCCGCTCCTTATCGTTCTTACCGAGGGCGGACTCAGCGCGGTGAGCGCGGACTGGGGCGTCGACGATGTTCTCGTTGAGAACGCTGGTCCCGCCGAGGTCGATGCCCGAATCAGGCTGGCCATCGGCAAACAGGCCCTCGAGCAGACCTCGACCAAGATCCAGACCTCCGGCGTCGTCATCGACGAGGCCAGCTACTCGGCGAAGGTCCAGGGTAAACCGCTCGACCTGACCTATAAGGAGTTCGAACTCCTCAGGTTCCTGGCGACGCATCCGTCACGGGTCTTCACCCGCGAGCAGCTGCTCAGCGAAGTGTGGGGCTATGACTACTTCGGCGGCACCCGGACGGTCGACGTGCACGTCCGGCGCTTGCGCGCAAAGCTGGGCGATCTCGAGCAACTCATCGGCACGGTCCGTAACGTTGGTTACCGCTTCAACGTCTATGAGGAGGACAGTGCGCCCGCCGGCTCTTCGCACGCGTAG
- the mshD gene encoding mycothiol synthase, which translates to MRPPALRTRSLSTPGARAAFDRLVRVAAAVDGQAPFNDQALVDAEKGTRKLVFIVEPQESPSAAEHLVGAAILGEDELELVVDPEWRGSGYGSAAVAELLSDAPAGLKAWSHGDHPAARALARRFGFTPVRTLLQLRMPLEQSATTGTAFESFRPGVDEDEWVALNARIFADHPEQGSITVDDLHAREAEEWFDPGDFLIARDEAGTMIGYNWLKIENDLGEVYVVGVDAPGRGLGRSLMLAGLERMRQRGCTTAALYVEADNTPAVALYRSLGFSDHTVDVQYVLGEPPAARHAES; encoded by the coding sequence GTGCGCCCGCCGGCTCTTCGCACGCGTAGCCTCTCCACCCCTGGCGCTCGTGCCGCGTTCGACCGCCTTGTTCGGGTGGCCGCAGCTGTCGACGGCCAGGCGCCGTTCAACGACCAGGCGCTCGTGGATGCCGAGAAAGGGACCAGGAAGCTGGTCTTCATCGTTGAGCCGCAGGAGTCGCCCAGCGCCGCCGAGCACCTGGTCGGGGCCGCCATCCTCGGTGAGGATGAACTGGAGCTTGTGGTCGACCCTGAGTGGCGCGGGTCCGGGTACGGCAGCGCTGCCGTCGCCGAACTGCTCTCCGACGCCCCCGCCGGCCTGAAGGCCTGGTCACACGGCGACCACCCGGCAGCGCGCGCACTGGCCAGGCGGTTCGGGTTCACCCCGGTCAGAACCTTGTTGCAGCTGCGGATGCCGCTTGAGCAGTCAGCGACGACCGGCACAGCGTTCGAGAGCTTCCGCCCAGGCGTCGACGAAGACGAGTGGGTAGCGCTCAACGCAAGGATCTTCGCCGACCATCCCGAGCAGGGCAGCATCACGGTGGACGACCTCCATGCCAGGGAAGCCGAAGAATGGTTCGACCCAGGCGACTTCCTCATCGCTCGCGACGAGGCCGGGACGATGATCGGCTACAACTGGCTCAAGATCGAGAATGACCTCGGTGAGGTCTACGTCGTCGGCGTGGACGCACCCGGCCGCGGCCTCGGCAGGTCTCTCATGCTGGCGGGACTCGAACGGATGCGACAGCGGGGCTGTACGACGGCGGCGCTCTACGTCGAGGCAGACAACACTCCGGCCGTGGCCCTGTACCGCTCGCTCGGCTTTTCCGACCATACGGTCGACGTGCAGTACGTGCTTGGCGAACCGCCCGCGGCCCGTCACGCTGAATCCTGA
- a CDS encoding RNA degradosome polyphosphate kinase: protein MASDSMAQDSGLGWDDDDFDPAFERDDPALPEGRYLDREISWLAFNQRVLELAEDRSVPALERANFLAIFASNLDEFFMVRVAGLKRRVLTGLAVPTNIGRAPADVLEDISEKAHELQLRHARVWSDQVKPDLTAAGVSVVSWDALNREDKARLSDYFSQQIFPVLMPLAVDPVHPFPYISGLSLNLAVRVRNTKTGRQEFARLKVPQMLPRFVRVDPSATLDDVQFVSLEDLIANHLGDLFPGMEIVEHHVFRVTRNEDVEIEEDETENLIQALEKELLRRRFGPPIRLEITEDMDDVTLDLLVRELDVTEQEVYRLPAPLDLGGLFSLSGIDRPDLRYPPRVPTTALEFQPAEPNGKADIFGAISRGDVLVHHPYESFATSVQAFLEQAAADPHVLAIKQTLYRTSGDSPIVEALIDAAEAGKQVLALVEIKARFDEQANISWARKLEKAGVHVVYGLVGLKTHCKLALVIREEKGTLKHYSHIGTGNYNPKTSRIYEDLGLFTADAQVGKDLTRLFNELSGYAIEKKFKRLLVAPLHLRKGLLKHIETERRNAEAGKPSGIRIKVNSIVDEAIIDGLYRASQAGVPVDIWVRGICSLRPGYPGMSENMRVRSILGRFLEHSRIFSFVNDGDPHVFIGSADMMHRNLDRRVEALVRLTSPAHLAEIEGLFDVAMDDKTSSWHLDSDGEWERHSVGENGEALVDLQDRLMLKTSLRRRQRSRR, encoded by the coding sequence ATGGCATCAGACAGCATGGCCCAGGACTCCGGCCTCGGCTGGGACGACGACGACTTCGACCCCGCATTCGAGCGTGACGACCCTGCCCTTCCCGAGGGCCGATACCTCGACAGGGAGATCAGCTGGCTCGCCTTCAACCAAAGGGTGCTGGAACTCGCCGAGGACCGCTCGGTGCCCGCGCTCGAGCGGGCCAACTTCCTCGCCATCTTCGCATCGAACCTCGATGAGTTCTTCATGGTGAGGGTCGCCGGGCTCAAGCGTCGCGTTCTCACCGGCCTCGCTGTGCCCACCAACATCGGCCGTGCGCCCGCCGACGTACTCGAGGACATCTCGGAGAAGGCCCACGAACTCCAGTTGCGCCACGCTCGCGTCTGGAGCGATCAGGTCAAGCCGGATCTCACCGCAGCCGGCGTCAGCGTCGTGAGTTGGGACGCGCTCAATCGCGAGGACAAGGCGCGACTCAGCGACTACTTCTCGCAGCAGATCTTTCCGGTGCTCATGCCCCTCGCGGTCGACCCTGTGCACCCGTTCCCCTACATTTCGGGGCTCTCGCTCAACCTCGCCGTCCGGGTAAGGAACACAAAGACCGGACGGCAGGAGTTCGCGAGGCTGAAAGTGCCTCAGATGCTGCCCCGTTTCGTGCGGGTGGACCCCTCCGCCACGCTCGACGACGTTCAGTTCGTTTCACTCGAAGACCTCATCGCGAACCACCTCGGCGACCTGTTCCCCGGGATGGAGATCGTTGAGCACCACGTGTTCCGCGTCACACGCAACGAGGACGTGGAAATCGAGGAGGACGAAACCGAGAACCTCATCCAGGCCCTCGAGAAGGAACTGCTCCGCCGTCGCTTCGGACCGCCCATCCGCCTCGAGATCACCGAGGACATGGACGACGTCACACTCGACCTGCTTGTGCGCGAGCTCGACGTGACCGAGCAGGAGGTCTACCGGCTGCCTGCGCCCCTCGACCTCGGCGGCCTGTTCAGCCTGTCGGGGATCGATCGTCCCGACCTGAGATACCCGCCGCGCGTTCCGACCACTGCACTTGAATTCCAGCCGGCCGAGCCGAACGGAAAAGCAGACATCTTCGGCGCGATCTCCCGCGGCGACGTTCTCGTACACCACCCGTACGAGTCATTCGCCACGAGCGTCCAGGCCTTCCTCGAGCAGGCCGCTGCTGACCCGCATGTCCTCGCCATCAAACAGACCCTGTACCGCACCTCGGGCGACTCCCCCATCGTCGAGGCCCTCATCGATGCCGCCGAGGCTGGAAAGCAGGTTCTCGCGCTCGTCGAGATCAAGGCTCGCTTCGACGAACAAGCCAACATCTCCTGGGCCCGGAAGCTCGAGAAGGCTGGAGTGCACGTGGTCTATGGCCTCGTCGGGCTCAAGACGCACTGCAAACTTGCCCTCGTCATCCGTGAAGAAAAAGGGACGCTCAAGCACTACAGCCACATCGGCACGGGAAACTACAACCCGAAGACCAGCCGGATCTATGAGGACCTCGGTCTGTTCACCGCAGACGCGCAGGTGGGCAAGGACCTCACCCGCCTGTTCAATGAGCTGTCCGGCTACGCCATCGAGAAGAAGTTCAAGAGGCTGCTTGTCGCTCCCCTGCACCTGCGCAAGGGCCTGCTCAAGCACATCGAGACCGAGCGAAGGAACGCTGAGGCCGGCAAGCCGAGCGGGATCAGGATCAAGGTCAACTCGATCGTCGATGAGGCCATCATCGATGGGCTCTACCGGGCGAGCCAGGCCGGAGTTCCCGTCGATATCTGGGTGCGGGGCATTTGCAGCCTCCGGCCGGGCTACCCGGGCATGAGCGAGAACATGCGTGTTCGCTCAATCCTGGGCCGGTTCCTCGAGCACTCCCGCATCTTCTCGTTCGTCAACGACGGCGATCCCCACGTCTTCATCGGCAGCGCCGACATGATGCACCGCAACCTCGACCGTCGCGTCGAGGCGCTGGTACGCCTGACGTCTCCGGCGCACCTCGCGGAGATCGAGGGACTGTTCGACGTCGCCATGGATGACAAGACCTCGTCGTGGCACCTCGACTCCGACGGTGAGTGGGAGCGCCACAGCGTCGGCGAGAACGGCGAGGCACTCGTCGACCTGCAGGACAGGCTGATGTTGAAGACCAGCCTGCGTCGCCGGCAGAGGAGCCGCAGGTGA
- a CDS encoding NUDIX hydrolase, whose product MTSAVYAAGAVCWRLIDGRIHILVIHRTKYADVTLPKGKVDPGESLPQTAVREIREETGLAVTLGVPLGVSAYTLASGKEKVVHYWASEVTDAAVLASTFVPNGEVAALEWVTIRRARNYLSYDRDVEIIDTFATLVDEGVTSTFALIALRHGKAVSPSSWDGPDASRPLTARGVEQANEIVGTLEAFGVRRIVSSTAVRCATTVAPLAAATGIEVRRTDLISQDAYESGTSDVRKVVGKRVRSGKTAVLCSHGPVLPDILREIALATGSITGSYLSSAAGLSTGAFSVVHLSASNPSSGIISIETHEPRA is encoded by the coding sequence GTGACGAGCGCCGTCTACGCCGCCGGGGCCGTGTGCTGGCGGCTCATCGACGGCAGAATCCACATTCTCGTGATTCACCGAACGAAGTACGCCGACGTGACCCTGCCCAAGGGCAAGGTCGACCCCGGCGAGTCGCTGCCCCAGACCGCGGTACGGGAGATCCGCGAGGAGACCGGTCTCGCCGTCACCCTCGGCGTCCCCCTCGGCGTCTCCGCGTACACGCTCGCAAGCGGCAAGGAAAAAGTCGTCCATTACTGGGCGAGCGAGGTGACGGATGCCGCGGTTCTCGCGTCGACCTTCGTCCCGAACGGCGAGGTCGCCGCGCTCGAGTGGGTCACCATCAGGCGGGCCAGGAACTACCTGAGTTACGACCGTGACGTAGAGATCATCGACACCTTTGCGACACTCGTCGACGAGGGCGTTACCTCGACCTTCGCGCTGATCGCCCTCCGGCACGGCAAAGCTGTATCGCCGTCCTCCTGGGACGGACCGGATGCGAGCCGCCCCCTCACCGCTCGTGGTGTTGAGCAGGCCAACGAGATCGTCGGAACGCTTGAGGCCTTTGGTGTGCGCCGTATCGTCTCGAGCACCGCGGTTCGCTGCGCAACGACAGTAGCTCCCCTCGCGGCGGCAACCGGGATCGAAGTGCGACGCACCGACCTGATCAGCCAGGACGCCTACGAGTCGGGAACGTCCGACGTCCGCAAGGTCGTGGGCAAGCGGGTTCGTTCGGGAAAGACCGCCGTGCTCTGCAGCCACGGGCCCGTGCTCCCCGACATCCTCCGCGAAATCGCCCTGGCGACCGGAAGCATCACCGGCTCGTATCTCTCGAGCGCCGCCGGGCTCTCCACCGGCGCTTTCAGCGTCGTGCATCTCTCGGCGAGTAACCCGAGTTCGGGAATCATCTCGATCGAGACCCACGAACCCCGCGCATGA
- the pstS gene encoding phosphate ABC transporter substrate-binding protein PstS, producing the protein MKFSKVGRIAVIAAVATLTLSSCAANEKADSTGSSDSTLSGELVGIGASSQGSAQEAWIAGFQTANPEVTVNYDPQGSGAGRENFISGAAAFAGSDSLLSDEELEGDFESCAPGTKAIDLPVYISPIAVIFNVDGVDELNLDSDTLAKIFSGEITSWDDPAIAALNPDATLPSAPITAVHRSDDSGTTKNFADYLNKTAPEAWTAEPSDTFPFKTGEGAQGTSGVVDAVSNGSNTIGYADASKAGDLDTAKIKVGEEFVEYTADAAAAVVEGSPMVEGREANDIAIELDRETTDPSHYPLVLVSYAIACQEYADPDDAELVKEYLTYIAGEDGQQVAVEAAGAAPLSSELSDKVKTAIESIK; encoded by the coding sequence GTGAAGTTCTCGAAGGTCGGCCGCATCGCGGTCATCGCAGCAGTGGCAACTCTCACCCTTTCATCCTGTGCGGCCAATGAAAAGGCCGACAGCACAGGCAGTTCAGACAGCACCCTCTCCGGCGAACTCGTCGGCATCGGCGCTTCCAGCCAGGGAAGCGCCCAGGAAGCTTGGATCGCGGGTTTCCAGACCGCGAACCCTGAGGTCACGGTCAACTACGACCCGCAGGGATCCGGCGCGGGCCGGGAGAACTTCATCTCCGGCGCAGCCGCCTTCGCCGGGTCTGACTCGCTCCTGAGCGACGAGGAGCTCGAGGGAGATTTCGAGAGCTGCGCTCCCGGAACGAAGGCCATCGACCTCCCCGTCTACATCTCCCCCATCGCCGTGATCTTCAACGTCGACGGAGTGGACGAGCTCAACCTCGATTCAGACACACTCGCGAAAATCTTCTCCGGAGAAATCACCAGCTGGGATGACCCGGCAATCGCCGCGCTGAACCCGGATGCGACGCTTCCGTCCGCGCCGATCACAGCGGTGCACCGTTCGGACGACTCCGGAACGACGAAGAACTTCGCCGACTACCTCAACAAGACGGCGCCAGAGGCATGGACCGCCGAGCCGAGCGACACCTTCCCGTTCAAGACCGGTGAGGGCGCGCAGGGGACATCGGGTGTTGTCGACGCCGTCTCAAACGGATCGAACACCATCGGGTACGCGGACGCGTCGAAGGCGGGCGACCTGGACACCGCGAAGATCAAGGTCGGCGAGGAGTTCGTTGAGTACACAGCGGATGCCGCCGCAGCGGTCGTCGAAGGATCCCCGATGGTCGAGGGCCGTGAGGCAAACGACATCGCAATTGAGCTCGACCGGGAGACGACTGACCCGAGCCACTACCCGCTCGTCCTCGTCAGCTACGCGATCGCCTGCCAGGAGTACGCTGACCCCGACGACGCTGAACTCGTCAAGGAGTACCTCACGTACATCGCCGGAGAAGACGGCCAGCAGGTCGCCGTCGAGGCCGCCGGCGCTGCACCGCTCTCGAGCGAGCTGAGCGACAAGGTCAAGACGGCCATCGAATCCATCAAGTAA
- the pstC gene encoding phosphate ABC transporter permease subunit PstC, which produces MTTTAQPPKTPVQPASPGEPEAPVRPPKPVQRRGDRIFSGSTLTAGIVILVTLAAVAIFLVAQSLPAFTAGEEDIKGDATNFLSYVWPLVFGTVWAAFLALVIAVPLSIMVALFITHYAPRRLAQSLGYVIDLLAAVPSVVYGLWGIGVLAPAVQPVYSWLVTNMGWFPLFAGPVSGTGRTILTVGIVLAVMILPIITSLSREIFLQTPKLHEEAALALGATRWEMITIAVLPFGRPGIVSASMLGLGRALGETMAVAMVLSPSLIISLVLLQSQNPTTIAANIALNFPEAHGVGVNILIASGLILFAITFVVNFISRAIVDRRKAFSGAN; this is translated from the coding sequence ATGACCACTACAGCGCAGCCACCGAAAACACCGGTGCAGCCAGCCAGTCCCGGTGAGCCCGAGGCCCCGGTCCGTCCGCCGAAGCCCGTCCAGCGGCGGGGCGACCGGATCTTCAGCGGCTCGACACTCACGGCAGGAATCGTCATTCTTGTCACGCTCGCGGCCGTCGCGATCTTCCTTGTCGCTCAGAGCCTCCCCGCGTTCACCGCGGGCGAAGAAGACATCAAGGGCGACGCCACAAACTTCCTGTCCTACGTCTGGCCGCTCGTCTTCGGCACCGTCTGGGCCGCGTTCCTCGCGCTCGTCATCGCGGTACCGCTGTCGATCATGGTCGCGTTGTTCATTACCCATTACGCTCCTCGCCGGCTTGCGCAGAGCCTCGGCTACGTCATCGACCTGCTCGCCGCGGTGCCGAGCGTCGTCTACGGCCTGTGGGGCATCGGGGTCCTCGCCCCGGCGGTGCAGCCGGTCTACAGCTGGCTCGTGACCAACATGGGCTGGTTCCCACTCTTCGCCGGGCCCGTCTCAGGCACAGGTCGCACAATCCTCACCGTTGGGATCGTCCTCGCCGTCATGATCCTCCCGATCATCACCTCACTGTCCAGGGAAATCTTCCTCCAGACGCCGAAACTCCACGAGGAAGCCGCACTCGCACTCGGTGCGACACGGTGGGAGATGATCACCATCGCCGTCCTCCCCTTCGGGCGGCCAGGCATCGTCTCGGCGTCCATGCTCGGCCTCGGGCGAGCGCTCGGGGAGACCATGGCCGTTGCGATGGTCCTGTCCCCCAGCCTCATCATCAGTCTCGTCCTCCTGCAGTCTCAGAACCCGACAACGATCGCCGCGAACATCGCCCTCAACTTCCCCGAAGCCCACGGCGTCGGCGTGAACATCCTCATCGCGAGCGGGCTGATCCTCTTCGCGATCACGTTCGTCGTCAACTTCATCTCGCGCGCGATCGTTGATCGCCGCAAGGCATTCTCCGGAGCGAACTGA
- the pstA gene encoding phosphate ABC transporter permease PstA, with the protein MAITQAPMSSALKAGKLNRFTPLYVILGALGVSVAAFAILGAPNIAGILIVTAVIFVVTYWLLSLFVEGSRKATDRLMTSLVVIAFLIALIPLISVAVTTVTNGSARFDLDFFTMSMRNVVGEGGGALHAIVGTLLITLATSIISVPIGILTAIYLVEYGRGKLARWITFLVDVMTGIPSIVAGLFAYALLVIFFGEGVRLGIGGAIALSVLMIPVIVRSTEEMLKLVPNELREASYALGVPKYLTILKVVLPTSLAGIVTGVMLSVARVIGETAPLLIIAGYTQSMNYNLFDGRMMALPTFVYNSYAQQGTDAQAYIDRAWTGALTLILIVMALNLIARLVANIFSPKLGR; encoded by the coding sequence ATGGCCATCACACAGGCGCCGATGTCGAGCGCTCTCAAGGCGGGCAAACTCAACAGGTTCACGCCGCTGTACGTCATCCTCGGTGCACTCGGGGTCTCCGTCGCGGCGTTCGCAATCCTCGGCGCGCCAAACATCGCCGGCATCCTCATCGTCACCGCGGTGATCTTCGTCGTGACCTACTGGCTGCTCTCGCTGTTCGTCGAAGGCTCGAGGAAGGCAACGGACAGGCTGATGACCAGCCTCGTCGTCATCGCCTTCCTGATCGCGCTCATCCCCCTGATCTCGGTCGCCGTCACCACGGTGACCAACGGTTCGGCCCGCTTCGACCTCGACTTCTTCACGATGTCGATGCGTAACGTCGTCGGCGAAGGCGGCGGCGCGCTGCACGCGATCGTCGGCACCCTTCTGATCACGCTCGCCACGAGCATCATCTCGGTTCCCATCGGCATCCTCACCGCCATCTACCTCGTTGAGTACGGCCGTGGAAAACTCGCCAGGTGGATCACCTTCCTCGTCGACGTGATGACCGGCATCCCCTCGATCGTCGCCGGCCTCTTCGCCTACGCCCTCCTGGTCATCTTCTTCGGTGAGGGCGTGCGGCTCGGCATCGGCGGCGCGATCGCACTGAGCGTGCTGATGATCCCGGTCATCGTGCGATCGACCGAAGAGATGCTGAAGCTCGTGCCCAACGAGCTCCGTGAGGCGTCGTACGCGCTCGGTGTGCCCAAGTACCTCACGATCCTCAAGGTGGTCCTCCCCACCTCCCTCGCGGGAATCGTCACGGGCGTCATGCTCTCGGTCGCCCGCGTGATCGGCGAGACGGCGCCGCTGCTCATCATCGCCGGTTACACGCAGAGCATGAACTACAACCTCTTCGACGGCCGAATGATGGCGCTTCCGACATTCGTCTACAACTCGTACGCCCAGCAGGGCACCGACGCGCAGGCCTACATCGACAGGGCATGGACCGGCGCACTCACGCTCATCCTGATCGTGATGGCGCTCAACCTCATCGCGCGACTCGTCGCGAACATCTTCTCGCCCAAACTGGGCCGCTAG
- the pstB gene encoding phosphate ABC transporter ATP-binding protein PstB, with product MSKRIEVKDLKVYYSSFLAVEDISLTIEPRTVTAFIGPSGCGKSTFLRTLNRMHEVIPGARVEGEVLIDGDNLYAPGVDPVLVRRQVGMVFQRPNPFPTMSIRDNVLAGVKLNNRKISKSDADDLVEKSLRGANLWNEVKDRLEKPGSSISGGQQQRLCIARAIAVSPDVLLMDEPCSALDPISTLAIEDLIEELKNEYTIVIVTHNMQQASRVSDRTAFFNIAGTGKPGKLIEYDDTNTIFTQPSVQATEDYVSGRFG from the coding sequence GTGTCAAAGCGCATCGAGGTCAAGGACCTCAAGGTCTACTACTCCAGCTTCCTGGCGGTCGAAGACATCTCACTGACGATCGAACCGCGCACCGTGACGGCGTTCATCGGCCCGAGCGGTTGCGGGAAGTCGACCTTCCTGCGAACCCTCAACCGCATGCACGAGGTGATCCCCGGCGCACGCGTCGAGGGCGAGGTCCTCATCGACGGTGACAACCTCTACGCACCGGGCGTCGACCCCGTACTGGTCCGCCGCCAGGTCGGCATGGTCTTCCAGCGGCCCAACCCGTTCCCGACGATGTCGATTCGCGACAACGTCCTCGCCGGTGTGAAGCTCAACAACCGGAAGATCTCCAAGTCGGATGCCGACGACCTCGTTGAGAAGTCACTGCGCGGTGCGAACCTGTGGAACGAGGTCAAGGACCGGCTGGAGAAGCCAGGGTCGAGCATCTCGGGCGGTCAGCAGCAGCGGTTGTGCATTGCCCGCGCCATCGCCGTGTCTCCTGACGTGCTGCTGATGGACGAGCCGTGCTCTGCGCTCGACCCGATCTCGACCCTCGCCATCGAGGACCTGATCGAGGAGCTCAAGAACGAGTACACGATCGTCATCGTCACTCACAACATGCAGCAGGCATCCCGGGTCTCCGACCGCACGGCGTTCTTCAACATTGCGGGTACCGGCAAGCCGGGCAAGCTCATCGAGTACGACGACACCAACACGATCTTCACCCAGCCGAGCGTCCAGGCCACCGAGGACTACGTCTCCGGCCGGTTCGGCTAA
- a CDS encoding anti-sigma factor, whose translation MNDDTTNNDDLTVGEPSDASSLAALYALGALDVDDTARFEEHLASSTDAQADVVGFEATADLLSTGVEPPASLKASIMASIATLPQLPAEAETPAVKTASPRAVDTDEPVQRQASTPAPSTGSPAGQSARVSKAEHKARARWYSRPAAALAAAAALVAVFLGANALTSALNNGNGLTEALRLAHIEAQPDVARETIRLTNITDEKQVTATLVWSGALAESVFIVDGLASLPEDKTYELWYIGEDGPISAGVFNTHRAGESWRVLEGSMAAGDAVGVTVEPAGGSEQPTTDPLIVIHTT comes from the coding sequence GTGAACGACGACACGACGAACAACGACGACCTCACCGTCGGCGAGCCGTCCGACGCCTCCTCGCTCGCGGCGCTTTACGCCCTTGGCGCGCTCGACGTCGACGATACGGCCCGGTTCGAGGAGCACCTTGCTTCGTCGACCGACGCGCAGGCTGACGTCGTGGGGTTCGAGGCGACAGCTGACCTCCTCTCGACGGGAGTCGAACCTCCTGCCTCGCTCAAGGCAAGCATCATGGCCAGTATCGCGACCCTGCCGCAGTTGCCCGCTGAGGCTGAAACCCCAGCGGTGAAGACAGCGTCTCCGCGCGCGGTCGATACGGACGAACCGGTTCAGCGGCAGGCGTCGACGCCTGCGCCGAGCACAGGCTCCCCGGCCGGTCAGTCCGCCCGTGTCTCGAAGGCAGAGCACAAAGCGCGAGCGCGCTGGTACTCACGACCCGCTGCCGCTCTCGCAGCTGCCGCTGCTCTCGTCGCGGTGTTCCTCGGCGCGAACGCCCTCACGAGCGCTCTCAACAATGGCAACGGACTCACGGAAGCGCTCAGGCTCGCACACATCGAGGCGCAGCCCGATGTGGCGCGCGAGACGATCAGGCTTACGAACATCACCGACGAGAAGCAGGTCACTGCGACTCTCGTGTGGTCTGGCGCCCTCGCTGAGTCAGTGTTCATCGTCGACGGGCTCGCAAGTTTGCCCGAGGACAAGACCTACGAACTCTGGTACATCGGTGAAGACGGCCCCATCTCCGCTGGTGTCTTCAACACCCATCGTGCCGGCGAGAGCTGGCGTGTCCTCGAGGGCTCTATGGCCGCAGGGGATGCCGTCGGCGTGACGGTCGAACCTGCTGGTGGCTCGGAGCAGCCCACCACTGACCCGCTCATCGTCATCCACACCACCTGA
- the sigK gene encoding ECF RNA polymerase sigma factor SigK: MPEEAEVVSTEISGDDRSTLLLTRVAGGSQDAFSQLYDLYAPRVFGLVQRILVDRAQAEEVTQEIFLEIWQTATRFAPNKGGARGWILTMAHRRAVDRVRASQAGRDRDVRIGIRDQKVDYDSVSEDVELKLESERVDRALQTLSDIQRQAISLAYHGGLSQAEVAERLGIPLGTVKTRIRDGMIKLREELGVAL; the protein is encoded by the coding sequence GTGCCAGAAGAAGCGGAAGTGGTATCGACGGAGATCTCCGGCGATGATCGGTCGACGCTTCTTCTCACCCGCGTCGCCGGCGGAAGCCAGGACGCGTTCTCTCAGCTCTACGATCTGTACGCGCCTCGGGTATTCGGCCTCGTCCAGCGGATCCTGGTGGATCGCGCCCAGGCCGAGGAAGTCACCCAGGAGATTTTTCTCGAGATCTGGCAAACCGCAACCCGTTTCGCTCCGAATAAAGGTGGAGCACGCGGTTGGATCCTGACCATGGCGCACCGCAGGGCTGTCGACCGTGTGCGTGCGTCGCAGGCTGGTCGGGACCGGGATGTCCGAATCGGCATCCGGGATCAGAAGGTTGACTACGACAGCGTCTCAGAGGATGTTGAACTGAAACTCGAATCCGAGCGGGTTGATCGTGCATTGCAGACGCTGAGCGACATTCAGCGCCAGGCGATCAGCCTGGCCTACCACGGAGGCCTGTCCCAGGCCGAAGTGGCCGAGCGGCTCGGTATTCCGCTGGGAACCGTGAAAACACGGATACGGGATGGGATGATCAAGCTGCGAGAGGAATTGGGGGTGGCACTGTGA